The sequence TATTAGGACATCAGGTGGAGGTGGATGGGGAGATCCACTTGAAAGAGATCCAAAATTAGTCCTCGAAGACTACAAAGACGAGTTAATAACCTTAGATACTGCAAAAGAAGTTTATGGTGTTGTTATAAACCCTGAAAAATTAGAGATTGACTGGCAAGCAACAGAACAGCTAAGAAGGAAGCTACGTGAGGAAAGGGGGCAAAAAACATGAACTACAAACGACGAATATATAATTTTCAATCTCATGTAAAAAAGAGGGGGTTTGAGGGGGCTCTCATAGTCCCCGGCTCTAATTTTTATTATTTGACTGGCTTGAACCCTCTTGGAACCTTGGAGAGGCTTTTTGTGCTTATTGTTCCCTCACAAGACTCTCCAACAGTAATCGCTCCACAGATATATGAAGAAGAGCTCTCAGAGTTCGATGGTGAAGTAATCCTCTGGAGTGACAGTGAAAATCCCTACAAAATATTTGCCACTAAGGTTAGAGAGACATTCAAAGAAAGCGAAAAATTATTGATAGATGATACAATGCCAGTTGGCACATTTTTAAAAGTGCAGAAAGTACTCGATAAGTATTCTCTATATTCACTAAGCCCAGTAATATCAGAACTAAGAGAAATAAAAGATGAAGATGAGATTAAAGTACTTAAAAAAGCAGCAAAAATAGCTGATAAAATGTTTTACAAGCTCATGGATGAAGAGCTAGAAGGAAAGTCCGAAAAAGAATTGGCAAATATGATAGAGTACATGATGAAAAATGAGTTTGACGCTGATGGTGTTTCCTTTGATCCAATTGTCGCATCTGGACCAAATGGAGCAAATCCACATCACACTCCCTCAACCAGAAAAATTAGAAAGGGGGACGTAGTAATATTTGACTATGGAGCAAAGTATCTTGGATACTGTTCTGACATAACAAGAACTGTAGTTGTAGGATCTCCATCGGAAGAAGTTAAAAAAGTCTACGAAATTGTCAAAGAATCTCAAGAAACTGCTTTTCAACAAGTTAAGGAAGGAATAACCGCAGGAGATATAGATTCAGCTGCAAGGAATGTTATAGCAAAATATGGGTATGACAAATATTTTATTCACAGAACAGGACATGGATTAGGAATAGATGTTCACGAAGAGCCTTATATTTCCCCAGGAAATACGAAACTTCTCAAAGAAGGGATGGTATTTACAATTGAGCCTGGCATTTACCTGCATGGAAAATTTGGCATCAGAATTGAAGATGATGTTGTTGTGCTTAATAAAAAAGGTGTTAGACTTACTGAAGCTGAAAGAGAGTTAATAATTGTAGATTAACAAGGGAGGAATAGTACATGACGTTGAGAGATATAAAGGAGAAATTAAAATCCTTATTTTCAGTTGAGAAGGTTGAAAAAATCCTCAGGATATGAAAGACAACTATTGCTTAGTTTGTAGGCATAAACTCGTTAAAATAAATCAAAAGAGGGCGGAGTAATGCGCATCTGTCTTTTAGAATTTGGAGGTGACAAAAATGGGAGAGGAGTTTAGTTATGACATACCTACAAAGCCTATACCCCTTGAACAGCGGCAGTCTTGGCTAAGTCCTGCAATAGTATATGCGGGGTGTGAGTTTACACTCTCAGTTGTGATGGTCGGAGCAGGACTAGTAGGGGCATTTAGAGTCCAGCAAGTAGCTTTGCTATTGGCAATAGCTTTGTTAATAACTTGGGTAGGGAATGCAATTAACTCCTATATTGGTTCAAAGACAGGTCTCCCAGCTGGCGTTATTGCAAGACAGAGCTTTGGTGCTCTCCAGTCAAGAATTTTAATTTCGCTGATCCTAATAATCTTAGGACTAGGATGGTGGGCTATACAAACCGCTATAGCAGCTAATGCCTTTTGTGCAGGATTTGGAATTGACTACACAACAGAAAAACTTCAATGGGCGTTGATGGTAATAGCATTAGGAATTGTCTTTATGCTTCCTGCAGTACTAGGATATACGTCTATAAAAATAGTAGATTACCTAGGAGTCCCAGTAGGCATGCTAATTTTTGGCTTGGGAATATATCTCGCCATTAAGTCCTACGGAGTTGAGGGTATACTTAACTGGATACCAAAAGAAACTATGCCAATAAGTACAGCCTTGTCCACAATAATTGGAGTAAATGTCTGTCAGTGGGTTATGATCTCAGACTATGCAAGGGTTGCAAAACCTGGTTGGAAGAATGCAATCTTAGTACCATCTCTCGTGATTCTAGTTGGATTTATCTTAATGCTAACCGGAGCAATAATGGCAGTAGGGGTTGGTTCATGGGACATTGTTCAAGTCATGATTATACTGGGGTATCCATTCTGGGCATATTTCCTAACTTTTCTTGCGCAATGGACTACACAGTTAGTAAATGTCTATAGTCCTGCATTGGCTATAGGAAATATGGTTAATGTCACAGAACGTAAACAACAACAAATTCTCACAGTGTTCGTAGGTGTTTTAGGAATAGTTCTTGCATTAGCAGGCATTCTTGAGAGATACATGAATTGGT comes from Thermococcus litoralis DSM 5473 and encodes:
- a CDS encoding cytosine permease yields the protein MGEEFSYDIPTKPIPLEQRQSWLSPAIVYAGCEFTLSVVMVGAGLVGAFRVQQVALLLAIALLITWVGNAINSYIGSKTGLPAGVIARQSFGALQSRILISLILIILGLGWWAIQTAIAANAFCAGFGIDYTTEKLQWALMVIALGIVFMLPAVLGYTSIKIVDYLGVPVGMLIFGLGIYLAIKSYGVEGILNWIPKETMPISTALSTIIGVNVCQWVMISDYARVAKPGWKNAILVPSLVILVGFILMLTGAIMAVGVGSWDIVQVMIILGYPFWAYFLTFLAQWTTQLVNVYSPALAIGNMVNVTERKQQQILTVFVGVLGIVLALAGILERYMNWLLFMSLLFPPIAAIMTTDFFILRKETWEEKQGWNIIATIALICGLIFGYYNQKMALGIPPVQSYIFTAIIYYLLMRIKASIAPDQFTPKHWISH
- a CDS encoding M24 family metallopeptidase, encoding MNYKRRIYNFQSHVKKRGFEGALIVPGSNFYYLTGLNPLGTLERLFVLIVPSQDSPTVIAPQIYEEELSEFDGEVILWSDSENPYKIFATKVRETFKESEKLLIDDTMPVGTFLKVQKVLDKYSLYSLSPVISELREIKDEDEIKVLKKAAKIADKMFYKLMDEELEGKSEKELANMIEYMMKNEFDADGVSFDPIVASGPNGANPHHTPSTRKIRKGDVVIFDYGAKYLGYCSDITRTVVVGSPSEEVKKVYEIVKESQETAFQQVKEGITAGDIDSAARNVIAKYGYDKYFIHRTGHGLGIDVHEEPYISPGNTKLLKEGMVFTIEPGIYLHGKFGIRIEDDVVVLNKKGVRLTEAERELIIVD